Proteins co-encoded in one Aphelocoma coerulescens isolate FSJ_1873_10779 chromosome 21, UR_Acoe_1.0, whole genome shotgun sequence genomic window:
- the TNFRSF18 gene encoding tumor necrosis factor receptor superfamily member 18, protein MPKQRNGVFLLLVLLLGRWARQGRAGQCQDGEMRAVWGDGTKCCPKCTWKGGSSIPCKEAQDHDCKCPPGHSCADEPCQYCQRLPRCEPGHEPTRIGNINFQFECKPCETGTYSSSRNGWCRNWTDCESSGFITLQEGNSTHNSMCGFPMRPLEPARIPLEFPSSTILAILTAVAVFVLILLTFLLHFCIWTLRKDKKSPPGDLGHNFPRLPPPPQLPFQGEESYSIQFPEEEHGEKTAEEKLSILSLKVYSELR, encoded by the exons ATGCCCAAGCAGAGGAATGGAGTTTtcctgctcctggtgctgctcctggggcgCTGGGCACggcagggccgggcagggcagTGCCAGGATGGAGAGATGAGGGCGGTGTGGGGAGATGGCACCAAGTGCTGCCCTAAATGCACCTGGAAAGGAG GGAGCAGCATCCCCTGCAAGGAGGCGCAGGACCACGACTGCAAATgtcccccagggcacagctgtgCCGACGAGCCCTGCCAGTACTGCCAGAGGCTGCCCCGCTGTGAGCCCGGACACGAGCCCACCAGGATTG gaaaCATCAATTTCCAGTTCGAGTGTAAACCCTGTGAGACCGGGACTTATTCCAGCAGCAGGAACGGCTGGTGCCGCAACTGGACTGA CTGTGAGAGCAGCGGGTTCATCACGCTCCAGGAAGGGAACAGCACCCACAACTCCATGTGTGGCTTCCCCATGAGACCTCTGGAGCCAG CTCGGATTCCCCTGGAATTCCCTTCCAGCACCATCCTGGCCATCCTGACGGCCGTGGCCGTGTTCGTGCTCATCCTGCTCACATTCCTGCTGCACTTCTGCATCTGGACCCTCAGGAAggacaaaaaatccccacctgGAG ATTTGGGACACAACTTCCCGCGGCTGCCGCCGCCCCCTCAGCTCCCGTTCCAAGGGGAGGAATCCTACAGCATCCAATTCCCGGAGGAGGAACACGGGGAGAAAACGGCCGAGGAAAAACTTTCCATCTTATCCCTCAAAGTCTACAGTGAGCTCAGATAA